AATTTTTTCAAAAGCTTTTTCATTATTTTGAATAATACCAAGAGGCGTTCCTGAAAAACCAAAAGGGTCGCTTACTGCAACCCCAATTCTTTTATCTCCAACATCAAGAGCTAAAATTCTATCTTTAATTATTGACAGCCTTCACCCTCACATTTTGTAGAAATTCCAGCTAATTTGTATAAAGGACAAAATGAAATAATAGCAGTCAAAATAAGTATTAAACCTACAAAATAACCAATAACAAAAACACCACCTTTTTCAATACCAAGCCAAATCAAAATTGCACCTATTAAAACTCTTATTACTGCGTCCCAAAATGCTATCAGCTAACCCTCCTAAAATTTTTTAAATTAAAATATCATTATAAGTTGGCATTTTCAACAACTTTTTTAAGTTCATCTAATGATGACACTTCATAAAATTCATGAGCATGTAGTTTTTGAGCTAATTCTTTTCCCTTTTCATCTAAGTTTAACAGGACATCAAGAATTTTACTTCTTAATTCTTTTTCATTAGGATCAATCATAAATAGATGGGAAAATCTTTGAAAATTGCTTCTGTAAAATTCTTCAACATCTACTTTTGAAGAAAAAGATAAATTATCGTAAAAACCAGCATGCACAAATCCTATATCTACTTCTCCTTTTACAACAGAATTTATTACAGTTTGCCAAGAATTTTTGTAAACTATTTCAAAATCATTTATTCCTTTTTCTTTAAAGGTTTTTAAGCCTAAAAAAGTGGTAAATTGACCTTTTACTGTAGCAATTTTTCCCCTGATATATCTTTTATTTTTTCTCCTTTTCTTGATATAAATATAACTTCATCATATTTGTCATCACCTGCTACTGGAATAAATTCTCTTTCTCTTTCTAATTTTAATGAATCTAGTGGATTTGCATATGCAAACTGAATTTTTGGGAACAGTTGGTAAAAACACTCAAAATCCAGACATATAGAAGGTGAGAAATGAGCTCGTGTTTTTTTAGATAGGTATATAAAGAATTCTATCCAATCTGGAAGTATTTTAGGATTTAAATCATGTGGGCAGATGCCTACATTAATATTTTTCATTTTACCCCCATAAAGAAAATTTATAATAAATATAATACTACTTTTTCTAGTTTAAGCAATTTTATCATAAAGGTGTTCTAAAAATATAGAGTCAGATGTAAAATAAAGATAAAAACTAAAAGTAGGAGGGAATAAAAATAAGAAGAACTAGATTGAAATTCAAAAAAATAATTAAAATAACTAAATCAATACTAAGAGAAAAAAGCAAAAAAGAGAAAAAAGGGAAAGGAAGACCAAAAGAATATCCAGACTATTTAATTATATCAATATTTCTATACCAAATTCTAAAAGGATATTCATATAGAGAAGTATTAGAAGAAACAAAAGATATAATATAAAAATTACCATCATTATCTGTATATCATTATAGGGTAAAGACTTTGCCAAAAAGTTTATTACAAAAAATAATACACAAAACAGCAATAATCATAAAAAAAAAGATAAAGAAAAAAGTCTCTTATCTTATAGCAGATGGAACAGGTTTTAGTTTTGATGATATATACCCTAATTAAAGTTTATTCCTTTATAGCAGACAAAGGATTTGATAATGGAAGATATAGCAAAATCAGGAATAGAATTAGATATTAGAGTAAAAGAAACATTTAGGATAAATGTAAAACATCCATTAAGGAAAAAATCAAAAGAAGGCTGGAATAATTTTGGTAGGTATAGATATTTAATAGAGAGTTTATTTGGTAATATAAAACAGAAATTAGGATCCCACTTTAGTGTAAAAAATCAAGAAATAGCTAAGAAAATGGGTTTAGCTGTTTTTGCCATTTATAATATGTATCTTTTAGTTATTTTTTTCTTTCTTATTACTACCTTATTTTTATTTTTGATTGCTTAATTTTAGAACATCTTACCAAATAATTGACAAATTTAATATGAAGTGTTATATTTTTTATCCTTGATTTGAGCCGCTAGCTCAGTCGGTAGAGCACCGGTCTTTTAAACCGGT
The Hydrogenothermus marinus DNA segment above includes these coding regions:
- a CDS encoding PhnD/SsuA/transferrin family substrate-binding protein, whose translation is MYIKKRRKNKRYIRGKIATVKGQFTTFLGLKTFKEKGINDFEIVYKNSWQTVINSVVKGEVDIGFVHAGFYDNLSFSSKVDVEEFYRSNFQRFSHLFMIDPNEKELRSKILDVLLNLDEKGKELAQKLHAHEFYEVSSLDELKKVVENANL
- a CDS encoding YgaP family membrane protein codes for the protein MIAFWDAVIRVLIGAILIWLGIEKGGVFVIGYFVGLILILTAIISFCPLYKLAGISTKCEGEGCQ
- a CDS encoding substrate-binding domain-containing protein, producing MKNINVGICPHDLNPKILPDWIEFFIYLSKKTRAHFSPSICLDFECFYQLFPKIQFAYANPLDSLKLEREREFIPVAGDDKYDEVIFISRKGEKIKDISGEKLLQ